In the Acropora muricata isolate sample 2 chromosome 10, ASM3666990v1, whole genome shotgun sequence genome, one interval contains:
- the LOC136930659 gene encoding uncharacterized protein — MNHPELLTLIQSAHAIFTFLVDCCLLTSRQRCQCGTEMVLRNRNVVDGLIWECPLRTCRKRRSIRAGSFFEDSKISLGQWLNIIYLWSIDVSNKQLSLMTGISLRTIATTLAKIRQICSLKILHGNIKLGSRGKTVEIDESMFGHKRKYNRGRVSERAWVFGMVERGSGRALTFRVPDHTRETLVTPLVQEFIQPGIVIISDKFSPYFNLNDIGYTHLMVNHSEDFVDPYTGAHTNTIEGVWNAVKKKLKRMCGTFKHQLPSYLDEFNWQRVYPGERFEMMLQHIAELYPVH, encoded by the coding sequence ATGAATCACCCAGAGTTACTTACCTTAATCCAAAGTGCACACGCTATTTTCACGTTCCTCGTAGATTGTTGTTTGCTCACGTCTAGGCAACGATGCCAGTGCGGGACTGAGATGGTCTTGCGAAATAGGAATGTCGTGGACGGTCTTATCTGGGAATGCCCATTAAGGACCTGTAGAAAACGGCGGTCTATCAGAGCAGGATCATTCTTTGAAGACTCGAAGATTTCTCTCGGACAGTGGTTAAACATCATTTACCTTTGGTCAATTGATGTTTCGAATAAGCAACTTTCCCTCATGACAGGAATTTCACTCCGCACTATCGCCACCACACTTGCGAAGATCAGACAAATCTGCTCTCTAAAGATCCTACATGGTAACATCAAGCTAGGCAGTAGAGGAAAGACAGTGGAGATCGACGAGTCAATGTTTGGACATAAGCGCAAGTACAACCGTGGCCGAGTTTCCGAACGCGCGTGGGTGTTCGGTATGGTGGAAAGAGGCAGTGGCCGCGCTCTCACATTTCGTGTCCCAGATCACACGAGAGAGACCTTGGTAACCCCACTGGTACAAGAGTTCATCCAACCAGGAATAGTGATCATATCTGACAAATTTTCACCTTATTTTAACTTAAACGACATCGGCTACACACATCTAATGGTGAACCATTCCGAGGACTTTGTTGACCCGTACACCGGAGCTCACACGAACACCATAGAGGGAGTTTGGAACGCAGTTAAGAAGAAGTTGAAGAGAATGTGTGGCACTTTCAAGCACCAGTTACCCAGCTACCTGGACGAATTCAACTGGCAGAGAGTATATCCGGGAGAGCGCTTCGAAATGATGCTGCAACATATTGCAGAGCTTTATCCTGTGCACTAA